From Arcobacter arenosus, one genomic window encodes:
- the ftsY gene encoding signal recognition particle-docking protein FtsY, producing the protein MFSFFKKKDKKDEEIIEKELQEEVEEQEFKQEEIQTEEKIQEEETKQEETQEEVASKSFFSRALSKTFENIKSVVPQKKEKIAFDDIEELLIESDMEYEIIEKAMDGLPEMITRKQLRHRLVMLFEHAPDIDLSNLPKPFVRLIIGVNGAGKTTTIAKLANKSKKEGKSVLLGAGDTFRAAAIEQLDTWASKLNVPIVKTKQGHDASAVAYDTISSAIAKNIDNVIIDTAGRLQTQTNLSNELKKIVKVCGKAMENAPHQKLMILDGTQGNSAIAQARAFNEMIGIDGIIVTKLDGTAKGGALFSISNQLELPIFFVGTGETADDLMQFSPDNFVDSLLDEIYTEEN; encoded by the coding sequence ATGTTTAGTTTTTTCAAGAAAAAAGATAAAAAAGATGAAGAGATAATTGAAAAAGAACTTCAAGAAGAAGTAGAAGAACAAGAGTTTAAACAAGAAGAGATTCAAACTGAAGAAAAGATTCAAGAAGAAGAGACTAAGCAAGAAGAAACTCAAGAAGAAGTTGCTTCAAAAAGCTTTTTTTCTAGAGCTTTATCAAAAACCTTTGAAAATATTAAATCTGTAGTACCACAAAAAAAAGAAAAAATTGCCTTCGATGATATTGAAGAGCTTTTAATAGAATCAGATATGGAATATGAAATCATTGAAAAAGCGATGGATGGACTTCCTGAAATGATTACAAGAAAACAGTTAAGACACAGACTTGTAATGTTATTTGAACATGCTCCTGATATAGACCTTTCAAATTTACCTAAACCTTTTGTAAGATTAATCATTGGTGTTAATGGTGCAGGGAAAACAACAACAATTGCAAAACTTGCAAATAAGAGTAAAAAAGAAGGTAAATCTGTACTTCTTGGAGCGGGTGACACTTTTAGAGCTGCAGCTATTGAGCAATTGGATACTTGGGCAAGCAAATTAAATGTTCCAATTGTAAAAACAAAACAAGGACATGATGCAAGTGCAGTTGCATACGATACTATCTCTTCAGCTATTGCAAAAAATATTGATAATGTAATTATTGATACAGCAGGAAGATTACAAACACAAACAAATTTAAGTAATGAGCTTAAAAAGATTGTTAAAGTTTGTGGTAAAGCTATGGAAAATGCACCACACCAAAAACTAATGATTTTAGATGGTACTCAAGGAAACTCAGCTATAGCACAGGCTCGTGCATTTAATGAGATGATAGGAATTGATGGAATAATAGTTACAAAACTTGATGGAACGGCAAAAGGTGGAGCACTTTTTTCTATATCAAATCAATTAGAACTTCCTATCTTTTTTGTAGGTACTGGTGAAACTGCTGATGACTTAATGCAATTTAGCCCTGATAACTTTGTTGACTCATTATTAGATGAGATATATACAGAAGAAAACTAA